Proteins from one Rosa chinensis cultivar Old Blush chromosome 7, RchiOBHm-V2, whole genome shotgun sequence genomic window:
- the LOC112179209 gene encoding agamous-like MADS-box protein AGL65 translates to MGRVKLKIKKLESSGNRQVTYSKRRNGILKKAKELSILCDVDITLLMFSPAGRPTLFQGERSNFEDIIAKFAHLTPQERVKRKLESLEVLKKTFKKLDHDVNVQEFVGSSTQTVENLTNQARALQTQLTELHKRLSFWSNPEKVDDVEQLRQMEDMLKESISRTHLHKENFEKHQLASLNCTGQFQNGMPSSLIVGSVHETQPMPWILNNDNQHLILPNEASFLPHRDVDCSTNASVARFNSYFGSGASTSTSTGKQSEVGDPGQLDNMGHIPSMEGGCGLNEYDINACLSTELGQQYAYPSYCNPNVPDDKKLKPGVEMNLPTNSVDYQASSNFELSRSLYGDEHPSWLSSSGPSTIAVYDQNTYQQQPNMRL, encoded by the exons ATGGGAAGGGTTAAGTTAAAGATAAAGAAATTGGAGAGCAGTGGCAATCGACAGGTTACTTATTCGAAACGGAGAAATGGCATCTTGAAAAAGGCCAAGGAGTTATCAATCTTATGTGATGTAGACATTACGCTTCTCATGTTTTCCCCAGCTGGAAGGCCTACATTGTTCCAAGGGGAGCGCAG CAATTTTGAAGACATTATTGCAAAGTTTGCCCACTTAACTCCACAGGAGAGGGTGAAAAG GAAGTTGGAGAGCCTTGAA GTACTGAAGAAAACTTTTAAGAAGTTGGACCATGATGTAAATGTACAAGAATTTGTGGGTTCCAG CACTCAGACAGTTGAG AATCTGACAAATCAAGCAAGGGCATTGCAAACCCAACTTACGGAACTGCATAAGAGACTGAG CTTTTGGAGTAATCCAGAGAAGGTTGATGATGTAGAACAGCTAAGGCAGATGGAAGACATGCTTAAGGAATCAATTAGTCGAACACATCTGCACAAG GAAAACTTTGAAAAACATCAACTAGCTTCACTGAATTGCACAGGCCAG TTTCAAAATGGAATGCCTTCATCTTTAATTGTGGGCAGTGTGCATGAAACTCAACCGATGCCTTGGATTTTGAATAATGACAATCAACATTTGATATTACCCAACGAGGCTTCCTTTCTGCCTCATAG AGACGTGGACTGCTCTACAAATGCCTCAGTAGCACGATTTAATAGTTACTTTGGCAGTGGCGCCAGCACTAGTACTAGCACTGGTAAACAATCTGAGGTTGGTGATCCAGGACAACTTGATAATATGGGGCACATTCCTAGTATGGAAGGAGGTTGTGGCTTGAATGAGTATGACATAAATGCTTGTTTAAGTACAGAACTTGGCCAGCAGTATGCGTATCCATCATATTGCAATCCTAATGTGCCAGACGATAAAAAATTGAAGCCTGGTGTGGAAATGAACTTACCAACAAATTCGGTGGATTATCAAGCAAGTAGCAACTTCGAACTGTCTCGATCTTTGTATGGTGATGAGCATCCTTCTTGGCTTTCATCTTCCGGGCCTAGCACCATTGCTGTATATGACCAGAATACGTACCAGCAG CAACCAAACATGAGATTGTAG
- the LOC112179210 gene encoding chlorophyll a-b binding protein P4, chloroplastic: MATVTTQASAVYRPQITSKSRFLTGSSGKLTREVAFRPVTSSASSFKVEAKKGEWLPGLPSPGYLTGSLPGDNGFDPLALAEDPENLRWYVQAELVNGRWAMLGVVGMLLPEVLTSIGIINVPKWYDAGKAEYFASSSTLFVIEFILFHYVEIRRWQDIKNPGSVNQDPIFKQYSLPPNEVGYPGGIFNPLNFAPTEEAKEKELANGRLAMLAFLGFVVQHNVTGKGPFDNLVQHLSDPWHNTIVQTLRGY, from the exons ATGGCAACCGTCACGACTCAGGCGTCCGCCGTCTACAGGCCACAAATCACCTCGAAATCGAGGTTCCTTACCGGCTCTTCCGGCAAGTTAACTAGGGAAGTGGCTTTTAGGCCTGTGACATCATCTGCTAGTTCTTTTAAAGTCGAGGCCAAGAAGGGTGAGTGGTTGCCTGGCTTGCCATCACCAGGTTACCTAACTGGCAG TCTTCCTGGTGACAATGGGTTTGATCCTTTGGCACTTGCTGAGGACCCAGAGAACCTGAGGTGGTATGTCCAAGCTGAGCTTGTGAACGGTCGTTGGGCTATGTTGGGTGTAGTTGGGATGCTATTGCCTGAAGTCTTGACAAGCATTGGGATCATTAACGTTCCGAAATGGTACGATGCTGGGAAAGCCGAGTACTTTGCATCTTCCTCCACCCTCTTTGTGATCGAGTTCATCTTGTTCCACTATGTCGAGATCAGACGGTGGCAAGACATCAAGAACCCAGGAAGTGTGAACCAAGACCCCATCTTCAAGCAATACAGCTTGCCACCAAATGAGGTAGGTTACCCTGGTGGCATCTTCAACCCTCTCAACTTTGCACCAACTGAggaggccaaggagaaggaACTCGCCAACG GGAGACTGGCAATGTTGGCATTCCTGGGATTTGTGGTTCAACACAATGTGACTGGCAAAGGACCCTTTGACAACCTAGTGCAGCATCTTTCTGACCCATGGCACAACACCATTGTCCAAACACTAAGGGGCTACTAG